A genomic window from Cetobacterium somerae ATCC BAA-474 includes:
- a CDS encoding M50 family metallopeptidase yields MDIIIALLLLGLIIFIHELGHFLAARFFKMPVSEFAIGMGPELYSYYTGKTLYSIRIIPIGGFVNIDGMEVESKVENGFNSKSPFARFVVLFAGVFMNFMLALLVILGITFTSGKAIQNTNPIVGNVIKEAKASTVLKENDIIKEIDGTQITTWSEIGETIAKDSKKRDALDVVIERDGKTLDIVVPLTKISEEKPAIMGIIPEYKFEKYSFGEGIKQSFKIFIGVFEDTLGGVKMLVTGKVKAKDISGPVGIVKVVGDASKSGSSGILIWLLAILSINVGIFNLLPFPALDGGRIIFVILELIGIKVDKKLEERVHTIGMIMLFGLIIFATANDIFNIFKF; encoded by the coding sequence ATGGATATAATAATAGCGCTATTATTACTAGGATTAATAATTTTTATACATGAATTGGGTCATTTTTTAGCGGCAAGATTTTTTAAAATGCCTGTTTCTGAATTTGCAATAGGAATGGGACCAGAGTTATATTCTTATTATACTGGAAAAACTTTATATTCTATTAGAATAATACCAATAGGTGGTTTTGTAAATATAGACGGAATGGAAGTTGAGAGTAAAGTAGAAAATGGTTTTAATAGTAAGTCACCATTTGCTAGATTTGTAGTTTTATTTGCAGGAGTATTTATGAACTTCATGCTAGCGTTATTAGTAATTTTAGGAATAACATTTACTAGTGGAAAAGCTATTCAAAATACAAATCCAATAGTAGGAAATGTAATAAAAGAGGCAAAAGCATCAACAGTTTTAAAGGAAAATGATATTATAAAAGAGATAGATGGAACACAAATAACTACTTGGTCAGAAATTGGTGAAACAATAGCAAAGGACTCTAAAAAAAGAGATGCGCTAGATGTAGTTATAGAAAGAGATGGAAAAACTTTAGATATAGTAGTTCCGTTAACTAAGATAAGTGAAGAAAAACCAGCTATTATGGGAATAATTCCTGAGTATAAATTTGAAAAGTATAGTTTTGGAGAGGGAATAAAACAATCTTTTAAAATATTTATAGGTGTATTTGAAGATACATTAGGTGGAGTTAAAATGCTTGTAACAGGAAAAGTAAAGGCCAAAGATATTAGTGGTCCTGTTGGAATAGTTAAAGTAGTAGGAGATGCAAGTAAAAGTGGAAGCTCTGGAATTTTAATTTGGTTATTAGCAATATTATCAATAAATGTAGGAATATTTAACTTACTACCTTTTCCAGCTTTAGATGGTGGAAGAATTATATTTGTTATATTAGAATTAATTGGAATAAAAGTTGATAAGAAACTTGAAGAAAGAGTTCATACGATTGGTATGATTATGTTATTTGGGTTAATTATATTTGCAACAGCTAACGATATATTTAATATTTTTAAATTTTAA
- a CDS encoding peptidylprolyl isomerase, with amino-acid sequence MAIRKFRKNMKPVIWVVTIFFLISLIAGYAMSFRSSSANTQLAFKLNGKKVTMVEAHRSMAIMSENYKRYLETNIDPELMNTIAFNELINRNLLLEMADKLKVKVSGSEVSAQMDQIKAAFPDKEQFKSALLSQGYTTKTLENEIRENLILQKTSEAITQGVQVTPEEIDEYYADYKYTMFQGKPLEEVKTQIEQALKMQKGAEAYAKDMSEARAKMKLEDLDKNFDAYVEKEAFEFDGVKVSNVEFDKRVLNTLAMTKGDLEGAKELAKSSIESEIKLLKASEAKGIKVDSVLPLDLQVANAVKELYSKLKSEVTYTQNDLKEFFEENQLNYDTLESADANIAILKVQPTESDDQKAKEKAEDLLKKVNKDNFAEMAKNFSDGPSGPTGGALGTFKKGDMVKPFEDAAFAGTPGEIYPEVVKTQFGYHIIFVQEKDDKAETVTASHILIIPEPSEETINSKDAQIAQIVKDLTDKTITFDDLKNDKDIVFSEKIDGITKEGYIPGLGYNEELAKAIYDSKIGDVGFIKDQKDFIIYKKDSQTDEKKADFQEFENQVKTDYINAKAQEALKEIELSTQNTEN; translated from the coding sequence ATGGCAATTAGAAAGTTTAGAAAAAATATGAAACCAGTTATATGGGTAGTAACAATATTCTTTTTAATAAGTTTGATAGCAGGTTATGCAATGTCATTTAGAAGTAGTTCTGCAAATACACAACTAGCTTTTAAACTAAATGGTAAAAAAGTTACAATGGTAGAAGCACACAGATCTATGGCTATAATGTCTGAGAATTACAAAAGATATTTAGAAACTAATATAGATCCAGAGCTAATGAATACAATAGCTTTTAATGAGTTAATTAATAGAAATCTTTTATTAGAGATGGCAGATAAATTAAAAGTAAAAGTTTCAGGATCAGAAGTGAGTGCTCAAATGGATCAAATAAAGGCGGCTTTCCCTGATAAAGAGCAATTTAAAAGTGCACTTTTAAGTCAAGGATATACTACAAAAACTTTAGAAAATGAAATTAGAGAAAACTTAATACTACAAAAAACTTCAGAAGCTATAACTCAAGGAGTTCAGGTGACACCTGAAGAGATTGATGAATATTATGCTGATTACAAATATACAATGTTCCAAGGGAAACCATTAGAAGAGGTTAAAACTCAAATAGAGCAAGCTTTAAAAATGCAAAAAGGTGCTGAAGCATATGCAAAAGATATGTCTGAAGCTAGAGCAAAAATGAAGTTAGAGGATTTAGATAAAAACTTCGATGCCTATGTAGAAAAAGAGGCTTTTGAATTTGATGGAGTTAAAGTAAGCAACGTTGAATTTGATAAAAGAGTTTTAAATACATTAGCAATGACTAAAGGTGATTTAGAAGGGGCAAAAGAGTTAGCAAAATCATCGATTGAATCAGAGATAAAATTATTAAAAGCATCTGAAGCTAAGGGTATAAAAGTAGATTCTGTTTTACCTTTAGATTTACAAGTTGCAAATGCTGTAAAAGAACTATATAGTAAACTAAAATCAGAAGTAACATATACTCAAAATGATTTAAAAGAATTCTTTGAAGAGAATCAATTAAATTATGATACATTAGAAAGCGCTGATGCAAATATCGCTATTTTAAAAGTTCAACCAACAGAAAGTGATGACCAAAAAGCAAAAGAAAAAGCTGAAGATCTTTTAAAGAAAGTTAATAAGGATAATTTTGCAGAGATGGCTAAAAACTTCTCAGATGGTCCAAGTGGTCCTACAGGAGGAGCCTTAGGAACTTTTAAAAAGGGAGATATGGTAAAACCTTTTGAGGATGCAGCTTTTGCAGGAACTCCTGGAGAGATTTATCCAGAAGTTGTAAAAACTCAATTTGGATATCACATAATTTTTGTACAAGAGAAAGATGATAAAGCTGAAACAGTTACAGCAAGCCATATTTTAATTATTCCAGAACCATCAGAAGAAACAATAAATTCAAAAGATGCTCAAATTGCTCAAATTGTTAAAGATTTAACAGATAAAACAATAACATTTGATGATTTGAAAAATGATAAAGATATCGTTTTCTCTGAGAAAATAGATGGAATTACAAAAGAAGGATATATTCCAGGATTAGGATATAATGAAGAGTTAGCAAAAGCTATTTATGATTCTAAAATTGGAGATGTTGGATTTATTAAAGATCAGAAAGATTTTATAATCTATAAAAAAGATTCACAAACAGATGAGAAAAAAGCTGATTTCCAAGAGTTTGAAAATCAAGTAAAAACAGATTATATTAATGCAAAGGCTCAAGAGGCTTTAAAAGAGATTGAGTTAAGTACACAAAATACAGAAAATTAA
- a CDS encoding sigma-54 dependent transcriptional regulator — MKKSILVVSERKETLKQVRKALSEVYEIITFNNLLDALDMLRESDFDVVLLDEYLTWFNFSEAKRKLNGIGKDFVVIGLLDEENEALIQEMKEADIYNYLLKPVDVKEMNRIMIPALRSLEIVKEKRKLEEKLSDTEDENEIIGQSARIKEVKNLIDKVAESDLTVLITGENGVGKELIAKEIFKKSDRRKENYITISCASLPEDLIERELFGYERGAFLGATTSKKGILEEADGGTVFLDEISAMDLKAQSKVLRVIEYGEFRRVGGNKSRRVDVRFIVSTNKDLKEETEKGKFRKDLYHRLTAFPIEVAPLRDRKDDIPMLANYFLNKIVKDLRREIPVISGDAMKYLMEYSYPGNIRELKNMIERMVILCNDRNIDVEDLPLEIKMKSDTVENKTVIGVGPLKNILEQEIYALDEVEKVVIAMALQKTRWNKQETSKLLGIGRTTLYEKIRKYGLDTK, encoded by the coding sequence ATGAAAAAATCAATATTAGTAGTTTCAGAAAGAAAAGAAACATTAAAACAAGTAAGAAAAGCTTTATCAGAAGTTTATGAAATAATAACATTTAATAACTTATTAGATGCTCTAGATATGTTAAGAGAGAGTGATTTTGACGTAGTTTTATTAGACGAGTATTTAACATGGTTTAACTTTTCAGAAGCTAAGAGAAAGTTAAATGGAATAGGAAAGGATTTCGTAGTAATAGGATTACTTGATGAAGAAAACGAAGCTTTAATTCAAGAGATGAAGGAAGCGGATATCTATAACTATTTATTAAAGCCAGTAGATGTTAAAGAAATGAACAGAATAATGATACCAGCTTTAAGAAGCTTAGAGATAGTAAAAGAGAAGAGAAAATTAGAAGAGAAGCTTTCAGATACAGAAGATGAGAATGAAATAATTGGACAATCTGCAAGAATTAAAGAGGTAAAAAACTTAATTGATAAAGTAGCAGAGAGCGACTTAACTGTTTTAATAACAGGAGAAAATGGAGTTGGAAAAGAGTTAATTGCTAAAGAGATATTCAAAAAGAGTGATAGAAGAAAAGAAAACTATATAACAATTTCATGTGCTTCTTTACCAGAAGATTTAATTGAAAGAGAGTTATTTGGTTATGAAAGAGGAGCATTCTTAGGAGCAACTACAAGTAAAAAAGGAATTTTAGAAGAAGCAGATGGTGGAACTGTATTCCTTGATGAAATATCAGCAATGGATTTAAAAGCTCAATCGAAAGTTCTTAGAGTTATCGAATATGGAGAATTTAGAAGAGTTGGTGGAAATAAATCAAGAAGAGTAGACGTTAGATTTATAGTATCTACTAATAAGGATTTAAAAGAGGAAACAGAAAAAGGTAAATTTAGAAAAGATTTATATCATAGATTAACAGCTTTCCCAATTGAAGTAGCGCCTTTAAGAGATAGAAAAGATGATATTCCTATGTTAGCAAACTACTTCTTAAATAAAATTGTAAAAGATTTAAGAAGAGAAATACCTGTTATTTCAGGAGATGCTATGAAGTATTTAATGGAATACTCATATCCAGGAAATATAAGAGAGTTAAAAAATATGATTGAAAGAATGGTAATTTTATGTAACGATAGAAATATTGATGTAGAAGATTTACCATTAGAAATAAAAATGAAATCTGATACAGTTGAAAATAAAACTGTTATTGGAGTAGGACCTTTAAAAAATATATTAGAGCAAGAGATATATGCTTTAGATGAAGTTGAAAAGGTAGTAATCGCAATGGCATTACAAAAAACAAGATGGAATAAACAAGAAACATCTAAGCTTTTAGGAATTGGAAGAACAACTCTTTATGAAAAAATCAGAAAATATGGGTTAGATACAAAATAA
- a CDS encoding dTMP kinase: protein MTIMQKIKRGRLIVIEGTDSSGKETQTAVLFERLSEKISNIRKISFPNYESPACAPVKMYLAGEFGTDAEKVNPYPASTMYAIDRYASYKTDWGKFYNDGGIIITDRYTTSNMVHQASKIDNSQEKEMYLSWLEDLEYSKMGIPRPDLVIFLNMPTETAQKLMAERKNKITGEDKKDIHEKNIEYLKKSHENACEISKKYSWKEIKCVENDRLKTIEEISNEVFELVNGIL, encoded by the coding sequence ATGACAATTATGCAAAAGATTAAAAGAGGAAGACTTATAGTTATAGAGGGAACAGATTCAAGTGGAAAAGAAACGCAAACAGCGGTGCTGTTTGAGAGATTATCAGAAAAAATAAGTAATATAAGAAAAATATCTTTTCCAAATTATGAAAGCCCAGCGTGTGCTCCAGTAAAGATGTATTTAGCAGGAGAGTTTGGAACAGATGCTGAGAAAGTAAATCCATATCCAGCTTCAACGATGTATGCAATAGATAGATATGCATCTTACAAAACTGATTGGGGAAAATTTTATAATGATGGAGGAATAATCATAACAGATAGATATACAACATCAAATATGGTTCACCAAGCATCTAAAATAGATAATTCTCAAGAAAAAGAGATGTACCTATCTTGGTTAGAGGATTTAGAATATAGTAAAATGGGAATACCAAGACCAGATTTAGTTATTTTCTTAAATATGCCGACAGAAACTGCTCAAAAATTAATGGCTGAAAGAAAAAATAAAATAACTGGAGAGGATAAAAAAGATATTCATGAAAAAAATATTGAATACTTAAAAAAATCTCATGAAAATGCGTGTGAAATATCAAAAAAATACTCTTGGAAAGAGATCAAATGCGTTGAAAATGATAGGTTAAAAACAATAGAAGAGATTTCAAATGAAGTGTTTGAGCTCGTAAATGGAATCTTATAA
- the dxr gene encoding 1-deoxy-D-xylulose-5-phosphate reductoisomerase, with translation MKSITILGSTGSIGTNALKVIEAKKEKFKVIGMSAYSNLELFKEQIEKFNPKYLCIGSEKNAEILKRLYPEKTIYFGDDGLKLMGALDEADIVLTAISGAVGIEATVEAIKKEKRVALANKETMVAAGDYINKLLKEYPKAEIIPVDSEHSALFQSMQGSRKEEVKNLIITASGGTFRGKTLEELKDVTVEEALKHPNWSMGKKITIDSSTLVNKGLEVIEAHMLFGVDYENIEVLVHPQSIIHSMVEFVDNSIIAQIGAPDMKLPIQYAFTYPEREGSSALERLNLKTLKELTFSQVDNEVFKGVQLAFQAGKIGKTMPCVFNSANEVAVELFLKGQIKFLEIYEIIEKAMELHKVKEIDSLEVIKNVDKETRKWVYDNYAKD, from the coding sequence ATGAAAAGTATAACTATATTGGGTTCTACAGGAAGTATTGGAACAAATGCATTAAAAGTTATAGAAGCAAAAAAAGAGAAATTCAAGGTTATAGGGATGTCTGCGTATTCAAATTTAGAGTTATTTAAAGAGCAAATAGAGAAATTTAATCCAAAGTATCTTTGTATAGGATCTGAAAAAAATGCTGAAATTTTAAAGAGATTATATCCAGAAAAAACAATATATTTTGGAGATGATGGGTTGAAACTTATGGGAGCTTTAGATGAAGCTGATATAGTTTTAACAGCTATAAGTGGAGCTGTTGGAATTGAGGCTACAGTAGAGGCAATAAAAAAAGAAAAAAGAGTTGCTTTAGCAAACAAAGAAACTATGGTAGCTGCAGGAGATTATATAAATAAGCTTTTAAAAGAGTACCCAAAAGCTGAGATAATTCCTGTTGATAGTGAGCATTCAGCATTATTTCAAAGTATGCAAGGAAGTAGAAAAGAAGAGGTAAAAAATTTAATTATTACAGCTAGTGGTGGAACTTTTAGAGGAAAAACTTTAGAAGAATTAAAAGATGTAACAGTTGAAGAAGCTTTAAAGCATCCCAACTGGTCTATGGGTAAGAAAATAACAATTGATTCGTCAACTTTAGTTAATAAAGGATTAGAAGTAATAGAAGCTCATATGCTATTTGGAGTGGATTATGAAAATATTGAGGTTCTAGTGCATCCTCAAAGTATAATTCATTCAATGGTAGAATTTGTAGACAACTCCATAATAGCTCAAATAGGAGCACCAGATATGAAGCTACCTATTCAATATGCATTTACATACCCTGAAAGAGAGGGAAGTAGTGCGTTAGAAAGATTGAATTTAAAAACTTTAAAAGAACTAACTTTTAGTCAGGTTGATAATGAAGTATTTAAGGGAGTACAATTAGCTTTTCAAGCTGGAAAAATAGGAAAAACAATGCCTTGTGTTTTTAACTCGGCAAATGAGGTTGCAGTAGAGTTATTTTTAAAAGGTCAAATAAAATTTTTAGAAATATATGAGATAATAGAAAAAGCTATGGAACTTCATAAGGTTAAAGAGATAGATTCTTTAGAAGTAATAAAAAATGTAGATAAAGAAACAAGAAAGTGGGTTTATGACAATTATGCAAAAGATTAA
- a CDS encoding TetR/AcrR family transcriptional regulator, producing the protein MTKRDRIKRTATILFAANGIRNTKIEDIANVLGMAKGGFYYYFKSKEELLLEIMDNSVISRKEFLKEVGDLDVPFEEKLKMIVRRRLTLKDDRYNLFLFAKIYENGEINLTYDEYMKRDIIFSEFLNNNREHIKEEYRSEIEKIRTMLSSSLTTLLLYLITQTGIEVVDEDSYKRMVEKYATIDITREIEMFYNLFLKSMLN; encoded by the coding sequence GTGACGAAAAGAGATCGTATAAAGAGGACAGCAACTATTTTATTTGCGGCTAATGGAATCAGAAATACAAAAATAGAGGATATAGCTAACGTTTTAGGAATGGCAAAAGGTGGGTTCTATTACTATTTTAAAAGTAAAGAAGAGTTACTACTAGAAATAATGGATAATTCAGTTATAAGTAGAAAAGAGTTTTTAAAGGAAGTAGGAGATTTAGATGTTCCTTTTGAAGAAAAATTAAAAATGATTGTTAGAAGAAGATTAACTTTAAAAGATGATAGATACAACTTATTTTTATTTGCTAAAATCTATGAAAATGGAGAGATAAATTTAACATACGATGAATATATGAAAAGAGATATTATATTCAGTGAGTTTTTAAATAACAATAGAGAGCATATAAAAGAAGAGTATAGAAGTGAAATAGAAAAAATTAGAACAATGTTAAGCTCATCATTAACAACTCTTTTATTATATTTGATAACTCAAACAGGAATAGAAGTAGTAGATGAAGATAGTTATAAAAGAATGGTTGAAAAATATGCAACGATTGATATAACTAGAGAGATTGAAATGTTTTATAATCTGTTTTTAAAGTCTATGTTAAATTAA